The following are encoded in a window of Ranitomeya variabilis isolate aRanVar5 chromosome 6, aRanVar5.hap1, whole genome shotgun sequence genomic DNA:
- the LOC143783258 gene encoding uncharacterized protein LOC143783258 produces the protein MMERPMDSIYMDMEMDFALAHAYAVACSHQREREKRRWSRRCFWIHPILEVRESRGAYHSLFGELNDNLEKYFQYTRMSQDSFRYLLRRVEGSIGRQDTQLRKAISAEERLLVTLRFLATGETLRSLHFQFRIGVSTLSGIIAETCRALWDNLREEFLPVPTREIWEANAEKFEEVCSFPNCIGAVDGKHIRITKPGKSGSMFYNYKKYFSTVLMIAVYRCV, from the exons atgatggagcgtcccatggacagtatctacatggatatggagatggattttgccttggctcatgcctatgctgtcgcctgttctcatcaaagggaaagggaaaaacggagatggagtcgtcgctgcttttggatacaccctatcttggaagtccgggagagccgtggagcataccatagcttgtttggggaactcaatgacaacctggagaaatatttccaatataccaggatgtctcaggacagcttccggtatcttctgcgtcgggtggaaggatccattggcaggcaggacacgcagctccggaaagctatttccgcagaggaacggcttctggtgactctacg tttcctggctaccggagagaccttgagatcccttcattttcagttccggattggagtctccactctctccggaattattgctgagacatgccgcgctttgtgggataatcttcgtgaggaatttttacccgtccctacaagagaaatctgggaggccaacgccgagaaatttgaggaagtgtgttcgtttccaaactgtattggcgcagtggacggaaagcacattcgtattaccaagccagggaaaagtggatccatgttctacaactacaaaaaatatttttccactgtgctaatg ATTGCCgtttatcgttgtgtttga